The Actinotalea sp. JY-7876 sequence CGACCGGGTGCCCACGGATGAGAGCAACCTCGCCTGGCGTGCGGCGCTCGCGCTGGCCGCCGCGACCGGCGCGGAGCCCGGCGCGCACCTGCACATCCACAAGGGTGTTCCCGTCGCCGGCGGCATGGCCGGGGGCTCGGCGGACGCCGCCGCGACCCTCCTCGCCCTCGACCAGCTCTGGGGTACCGGGCTCTCGCGCGAGCAGCTGGCCGAGATCGCGGCCACGCTGGGGTCGGACGTGCCCTTCGCCCTGCTCGGCCAGACCGCCGTCGGCCTGGGGCGGGGCGACCTGCTCACGCCCGCGATGAGCCGGGGCGAGTACCACTGGGCGCTCGCGCTGCGGGACACGGGCCTGTCGACCCCTCGGGTGTACGGGATGTTCGACGAGATCGTCGGTGGGCAGCCGGGGGAGCCGGAGGCCGACCGCGCCCTCATGCAGGCACTGCGCACCGGTGACGCGAACGCCGTGGGCGCGGCGCTCGTCAACGACCTCCAGGACGCCGCGCTCGAGCTGGCCCCCGAGCTGGCCGAGACGCTCGCCGTCGCGCAGGACGCCGGTGCGCTCGGCGTCCTGGTCAGCGGGTCCGGCCCCACCGTCGCCGCGCTCACGCGCGACGAGCGCCAGGCGCAGGCGGTGGCGGCGGCGATGACCGCGGCGGGGGTCGCCGACCAGGTCCTCACGGCCGTCGGGCCCGTCGCCGGCGCGCGCGTGGTGCGCGGGCACGGGGCGGCCGGCCGCGCCGGACGGACGAGCGGGGACTGATGGCGCACCTGCTCGGTGCGGACGGCCTGACGTACACGGTCGGCACCCGCACGCTCCTCGACGGCGTGAGCCTCGGGCTCGACGCCGGCGCCCGCACCGGCGTCGTCGGTCCCAACGGCTCCGGCAAGTCCACGCTGCTGCGGCTCCTCGCCCGCACGCTCGAGCCCGACGCGGGCCGGGTCACCCACGCGGGCGGCATCCGGGTGGGCATGCTGGACCAGCGCGACGAGCTGCCCGCCGGTGCGCGCGTGCGCGACCTCGTGCACGGGTCCGACGCGGAGCACACCTGGGCGGGTGACGCCGCGGTGCGCGCGGTCCACGCCGGCCTGCTCGCCGACCTCGACCTCGACGCCGACGTCGCGCACCTGTCGGGCGGCCAGCGGCGCCGCGTGGCCCTCGCGGCGCTGCTCGTCGCGGACCTCGACGTCCTCCTGCTCGACGAGCCCACGAACCACCTCGACGTCGAGGGCGTCGCCTGGCTGGCCG is a genomic window containing:
- a CDS encoding 4-(cytidine 5'-diphospho)-2-C-methyl-D-erythritol kinase, producing MSELQGAQVVVRAPGKINLALTVGRRRADGYHPLATVFQALSLFEEVGVRDADALSITVSGLHADRVPTDESNLAWRAALALAAATGAEPGAHLHIHKGVPVAGGMAGGSADAAATLLALDQLWGTGLSREQLAEIAATLGSDVPFALLGQTAVGLGRGDLLTPAMSRGEYHWALALRDTGLSTPRVYGMFDEIVGGQPGEPEADRALMQALRTGDANAVGAALVNDLQDAALELAPELAETLAVAQDAGALGVLVSGSGPTVAALTRDERQAQAVAAAMTAAGVADQVLTAVGPVAGARVVRGHGAAGRAGRTSGD